A stretch of the Tolypothrix sp. NIES-4075 genome encodes the following:
- a CDS encoding DUF4168 domain-containing protein: MKIISYFFFQPSLQRMLDKSFLFGALAFVGLASSAFALSSQVDAQTPTEIRNYAKSVLAMEPERRQAFEEIKKLIGGREIPQIVCSNSNSLSGLPNKARDIAVNYCNRSQKIVEQNGLSIDNFNKITRDLQSNEKLKTEVYNTLLDLQKNP; this comes from the coding sequence ATGAAGATAATTTCCTATTTCTTTTTCCAACCTAGCCTGCAAAGAATGCTTGATAAATCGTTTTTATTTGGCGCTCTAGCCTTTGTGGGTCTAGCTTCTAGCGCTTTTGCTTTAAGTTCCCAAGTTGATGCCCAAACTCCAACTGAAATTAGAAATTATGCTAAATCAGTCTTAGCAATGGAGCCAGAGCGACGCCAAGCATTTGAAGAAATTAAAAAACTTATTGGCGGTAGGGAAATTCCCCAGATTGTTTGTAGCAACTCCAACAGCCTCAGCGGTTTGCCAAACAAGGCGCGAGATATTGCGGTAAATTATTGTAATAGGTCGCAAAAAATAGTTGAACAAAATGGTCTCAGCATTGATAATTTTAACAAGATTACTAGAGACTTACAAAGTAATGAAAAATTAAAAACTGAAGTTTACAATACACTACTCGATTTGCAAAAAAATCCTTAG
- a CDS encoding zinc ribbon domain-containing protein, with amino-acid sequence MKNHKLALAVSDANFYEFRRQVEYKAQRYGSKVVFVDRFYPSSKTCGFRRMNIPQ; translated from the coding sequence ATGAAGAATCATAAACTCGCACTCGCTGTAAGTGATGCAAATTTTTATGAGTTTCGCCGTCAGGTAGAATATAAGGCTCAACGCTACGGTAGTAAGGTTGTTTTTGTTGATAGATTTTATCCATCTTCAAAAACTTGCGGGTTCCGAAGAATGAACATACCGCAATGA
- a CDS encoding helix-turn-helix transcriptional regulator → MISITNTLPTTAVESPELNNANFKIKQLDFLQKVIEGLQDGILILTEIGEIVHANASAKSICSQISQGISQANFVPPVIWHHCKSLIDWSLFPNQHIILSDEIVLNKLNIFRLRVRWLDVDTLQRPCLLVTIENKCETLKNVAIAEVKKYDLTPREAEIWLLYRFNYSYKEIALQLYISLNTVKKHMKNIHAKRQANLHSEN, encoded by the coding sequence ATGATAAGCATAACAAATACATTACCAACAACAGCCGTTGAATCGCCAGAGCTAAATAATGCTAATTTTAAAATAAAACAACTAGATTTTTTACAAAAAGTAATTGAAGGCTTACAAGATGGCATCTTAATCTTGACCGAAATAGGAGAAATCGTTCATGCTAACGCATCGGCAAAAAGCATTTGTTCTCAAATAAGTCAAGGCATTTCTCAAGCGAACTTTGTACCACCAGTTATTTGGCATCATTGCAAATCGTTAATTGATTGGAGTTTATTTCCCAACCAACACATCATTCTCTCTGATGAAATTGTACTTAACAAGTTAAATATTTTTCGCTTGCGGGTAAGATGGCTAGATGTAGATACCTTACAACGTCCTTGCTTGTTGGTGACAATTGAAAATAAATGTGAGACGTTAAAAAATGTAGCGATCGCTGAAGTCAAAAAATACGACTTAACACCACGAGAAGCAGAAATTTGGCTTCTTTATCGCTTCAACTACAGCTACAAAGAAATTGCCCTCCAGCTTTATATTAGCCTGAATACCGTCAAAAAGCACATGAAAAACATTCACGCCAAGCGACAAGCAAATCTTCACAGCGAAAACTAA
- the holA gene encoding DNA polymerase III subunit delta: protein MPVYVYWGEDDFSIEKAIALLRDRILDPNWISFNYTSISPDQPDAAIIALNQVMTPIFGAGGRLVWLMNTTISQNCPENVLTELQRTLPVIPEDSFLLLTSRNKPDERLKSTKLLKQYAKEFREFPLIPTWKTELLIQSVLSGAEIVGVKLSPKCAELLAESVGNDTRLLYNELEKLRLYTEGSNQPLEVDIVARLVRNTTHNSFQLADAIIMGDTAKALTTLADLMNASEPGLRIVATLISRFRTWLWVKIMIESGERNQQAIAQAAEIGNPKRIYFLQQEIKSVSLPQLISTLPVLLELEVSLKQGASEISTLQTKVIELCQLYR, encoded by the coding sequence ATGCCAGTTTACGTTTACTGGGGTGAGGATGATTTTTCCATCGAAAAGGCGATCGCTCTTTTGCGCGATCGCATCCTCGATCCCAATTGGATCAGTTTTAACTACACTTCTATTTCCCCAGATCAACCCGATGCGGCGATAATAGCGCTAAATCAAGTTATGACACCAATTTTTGGTGCTGGTGGACGCTTGGTATGGCTGATGAATACTACTATCAGTCAGAACTGCCCAGAGAACGTATTAACAGAATTACAGAGAACGCTGCCAGTAATTCCGGAAGATTCATTTTTATTGCTCACAAGTCGCAATAAACCAGATGAACGCCTGAAATCGACAAAATTACTGAAACAATATGCTAAGGAATTCCGGGAATTTCCGCTAATACCAACTTGGAAGACGGAATTGCTCATCCAATCAGTACTCAGCGGGGCTGAAATCGTTGGTGTGAAGCTGAGTCCCAAATGTGCAGAACTTTTAGCAGAGTCTGTAGGTAATGATACACGTCTGTTATACAATGAGTTGGAGAAGTTACGGCTTTATACTGAAGGCAGCAATCAGCCTTTAGAGGTTGACATTGTTGCTCGGCTAGTCAGAAACACCACACACAACAGCTTTCAATTGGCAGATGCAATCATTATGGGAGATACGGCAAAAGCTTTAACAACCTTAGCGGATTTGATGAATGCTTCTGAACCTGGCTTGCGAATAGTGGCTACACTGATTAGTCGATTTCGCACATGGTTATGGGTAAAAATTATGATTGAAAGTGGAGAGCGCAATCAACAAGCGATCGCTCAAGCTGCTGAGATAGGCAATCCCAAGCGCATTTACTTTTTACAGCAAGAAATAAAGTCTGTTTCTTTGCCACAACTTATTTCTACTTTACCCGTACTATTAGAACTAGAAGTTAGTCTCAAGCAAGGAGCTTCAGAGATATCAACACTGCAAACTAAAGTTATCGAACTTTGTCAGTTATACCGATAA